The window GAAAAAGGTGCGGTCTTCAGGAAGATGCGGGAGAGGGGGATGGGCAGCGTCCCCGCGGCGGCGATCAGGACGGTGGTGTCTGACCTGAGGCACGAGAGCCTGCGCCCCTTCTTTTTCGGCGCGATCCGCCACCTCATCAGGGAGAGAGCCGGTCAGACCCGCTGAGGGCCTGCCGCCCGGATCGTCCGGGCAAGGCCGTCCTCAAGCCCCCACTCGGGCGCCCACCCGAGGATCTCACGCGCCCGCGTGATGTCGGCGCACGAGTGCCTGATGTCGCCTGCCCGCGCCTCCGCGTGCCCGACCTCCACCGTCCTGCCCGCGGCCCGCATCATCGTCTCTGCAAGGGCGTTCAGGGTGGTCGTGCGGCCGCGGGCGATGTTGAAGACCCCTTCGGCACCGCCCTCCATGGCGCGGAGGTTGGCCCTGACGACGTCGGCGACATAGACGAAGTCCCGCGTCTGCTCGCCGTCGCCATAGATGGTGATCGGTTTGCCCGCGAGGATGCGGTCGGCAAAGATCGAGATCACTCCCGAGTACGGGGAGGAGGGGTCCTGCCGCGGGCCGAAGACGTTGAAGTACCGCAGGCAGACGGCCTGCAGGCCGTACAGCCGCGAGAAGGAGGCGGCATAGTGCTCGCCCGCAAGTTTGGAGACGGCGTATGGCGAGAGGGGTTCGGGGAGCATCCCCTCTCTCTTCGGGAGTTCGGGGCTCTCGCCGTAGACAGCCGAGGAGGAGGCGAGGACCACCTTCCGCACGCCCGCGTCCCGTGCCGCGAGGAGGACATTCAGG is drawn from Methanofollis sp. and contains these coding sequences:
- a CDS encoding SDR family oxidoreductase, translating into MKYIVTGGAGFIGSHIAEALRDRHEVVVIDDFSTGHPENLRGFDVTLVEGSVADLPLLQEIFAGADGVFHQAAIASVPKSVADPLATHEANLTGTLNVLLAARDAGVRKVVLASSSAVYGESPELPKREGMLPEPLSPYAVSKLAGEHYAASFSRLYGLQAVCLRYFNVFGPRQDPSSPYSGVISIFADRILAGKPITIYGDGEQTRDFVYVADVVRANLRAMEGGAEGVFNIARGRTTTLNALAETMMRAAGRTVEVGHAEARAGDIRHSCADITRAREILGWAPEWGLEDGLARTIRAAGPQRV